A single region of the Nocardioides sp. W7 genome encodes:
- a CDS encoding TrkA family potassium uptake protein has protein sequence MRVAIAGAGAVGRSIARELIQNGHQVLLIDKNPDSIKPERVPDAEWLLADSCELSSLEEARLDKCDVVIAATGDDKVNLVTSLLAKTEFGVPRTVGRVNHPNNEWLFSEAWGVDVNVSTPRIMSALVEEAVTVGDLVRLFTFRQGNANLVEMTLPADSPYVGKPTGLIPLPENCALVTILRDGQVYVPDPEQPVESGDELLFVVPDEGEDALERLLAPRAHGG, from the coding sequence ATGAGAGTCGCCATCGCCGGAGCCGGCGCAGTCGGGCGCTCGATCGCCCGCGAGCTGATCCAGAACGGTCACCAGGTGCTGCTGATCGACAAGAACCCCGACTCGATCAAGCCCGAGCGGGTCCCCGACGCGGAGTGGCTGCTCGCCGACTCGTGCGAGCTGTCCTCGCTGGAGGAGGCGCGCCTCGACAAGTGCGACGTGGTCATCGCCGCCACCGGCGACGACAAGGTCAACCTGGTCACCTCGCTGCTCGCCAAGACCGAGTTCGGTGTGCCCCGCACGGTCGGCCGGGTCAACCACCCCAACAACGAGTGGCTGTTCAGCGAGGCCTGGGGCGTCGACGTCAACGTCTCCACCCCGCGGATCATGTCGGCGCTGGTCGAGGAGGCGGTGACGGTCGGCGACCTGGTCCGGCTCTTCACCTTCCGCCAGGGCAACGCCAACCTGGTCGAGATGACGCTGCCCGCGGACTCGCCGTACGTCGGCAAGCCCACCGGGCTGATCCCGCTGCCGGAGAACTGCGCGCTGGTCACCATCCTGCGCGACGGCCAGGTGTACGTGCCCGACCCCGAGCAACCGGTGGAGTCCGGCGACGAGCTGCTCTTCGTGGTGCCCGACGAGGGCGAGGACGCCCTCGAGCGCCTGCTCGCCCCCCGCGCCCACGGCGGATAG
- a CDS encoding OB-fold nucleic acid binding domain-containing protein has protein sequence MADKSRLRRSISRWANTGDQHARDLRETYAEAGNDSIATAPDRERVLLRGTLRTVTLRPRGGVPALEAELFDGSGVITLVWLGRRRIAGISPGRSIQVQGRIGQHDGVRILYNPRYELIP, from the coding sequence ATGGCCGACAAGAGCAGGCTGCGTCGCAGCATCAGTCGTTGGGCCAATACCGGCGACCAGCACGCCCGCGACCTGCGGGAGACCTACGCCGAGGCCGGCAACGACTCGATCGCGACCGCACCCGACCGCGAGCGGGTCCTGCTGCGCGGCACCCTGCGCACCGTGACCCTGCGCCCACGCGGCGGCGTACCCGCCCTCGAGGCCGAGCTCTTCGACGGCTCGGGGGTGATCACCCTGGTCTGGCTGGGCCGTCGGCGGATCGCCGGCATCTCGCCGGGTCGCTCCATCCAGGTGCAGGGCCGGATCGGCCAGCACGACGGCGTCCGGATCCTCTACAACCCCCGTTACGAGCTGATTCCGTGA
- a CDS encoding DUF3159 domain-containing protein, with translation MSADQPAPTRPAAVTVETVEALVRAQMATALGGRRGMVEAGIPGILFTVLWLTTKDLQIALGVSVAAAALALVVRLAQRTTVQYVFNAFFAIAIGWVFVRIAASAGGSESDQALAFFLPGILVSLGYTVVMVTSCVAGWPFVGFMLGSVTGDPTAWHSDRQVVHLCTRLTWLFLLPGAIGVLLQGPVWLLGWSDTIDVDLAVLLLGILRLGLGWPLRIGAWGAMIWLLARDATPIEDDHRHHGLTG, from the coding sequence GTGAGCGCCGACCAACCGGCCCCCACCCGCCCCGCAGCGGTCACGGTGGAGACCGTCGAGGCCCTGGTCCGCGCCCAGATGGCGACCGCCCTGGGCGGCCGGCGGGGGATGGTCGAGGCAGGGATCCCCGGCATCCTGTTCACGGTCCTGTGGCTGACCACCAAGGACCTCCAGATCGCGCTCGGCGTCAGCGTCGCCGCCGCCGCGCTGGCTCTGGTCGTCCGACTGGCCCAGCGCACCACGGTCCAGTACGTCTTCAACGCCTTCTTCGCGATCGCCATCGGCTGGGTGTTCGTGCGGATCGCGGCCAGCGCGGGCGGCTCGGAGTCCGACCAGGCGTTGGCCTTCTTCCTGCCGGGCATCCTGGTCAGCCTGGGCTACACGGTCGTGATGGTGACGTCCTGCGTGGCCGGCTGGCCGTTCGTCGGGTTCATGCTCGGCAGCGTCACCGGCGACCCGACCGCCTGGCACTCCGACCGGCAGGTGGTGCACCTGTGCACCCGGCTGACCTGGCTGTTCCTGCTGCCCGGCGCCATCGGGGTGCTGCTGCAGGGGCCGGTATGGCTGCTCGGCTGGTCCGACACGATCGACGTCGATCTGGCGGTCCTGCTGCTGGGCATCCTCCGGCTCGGACTCGGCTGGCCGCTGCGGATCGGCGCCTGGGGCGCGATGATCTGGCTGCTGGCCCGCGACGCCACCCCCATCGAGGACGACCACCGCCACCACGGTCTGACCGGATAG
- a CDS encoding DUF3710 domain-containing protein, translated as MKFRRKSDTAPADSAALASEVPAPVGPFDAADLPDDGVERIDLGSLLVAPLEDRELRLQVDEATGAVQAVLLAGSDGAVELRAFAAPRNGDLWTEVRPQLAADMARRGGIATEREGEFGPELLCELQVKRADGTMAAQPSRIVGVNGDRWLLRATLMGRPAMEDSLPEAWVETIRSVAVQRGVGAMPVGEPLPLVLPANARKVDQPGTPPPSG; from the coding sequence GTGAAGTTCCGTCGCAAGTCCGACACCGCCCCGGCCGACTCGGCCGCCCTCGCGTCCGAGGTGCCGGCGCCGGTCGGCCCGTTCGACGCCGCCGACCTGCCGGACGACGGGGTGGAGCGGATCGACCTCGGGTCGCTGCTGGTCGCCCCGCTGGAGGACCGTGAGCTGCGGCTCCAGGTCGACGAGGCCACCGGGGCGGTCCAGGCGGTGCTGCTCGCCGGCTCCGACGGTGCCGTCGAGCTGCGCGCGTTCGCCGCGCCCCGCAACGGTGACCTGTGGACGGAGGTCCGGCCCCAGCTCGCGGCCGACATGGCCCGCCGCGGCGGCATCGCCACCGAGCGCGAGGGCGAGTTCGGCCCCGAGCTGCTCTGCGAGCTCCAGGTGAAGCGGGCCGACGGCACCATGGCCGCCCAGCCGTCCCGGATCGTCGGCGTCAACGGCGACCGATGGCTGCTGCGGGCGACGCTGATGGGCCGGCCGGCCATGGAGGACTCGCTGCCCGAGGCCTGGGTCGAGACGATCCGCTCGGTCGCGGTGCAGCGCGGTGTCGGCGCGATGCCGGTCGGCGAACCGCTGCCCCTGGTCCTGCCCGCCAACGCGCGCAAGGTCGACCAGCCCGGCACCCCGCCGCCGTCCGGGTGA
- the dut gene encoding dUTP diphosphatase, translated as MAHPDLDVQVQRLDPDLPLPSYAHPGDAGADLLTTVDVTLAPGERALVPTGVALALPEGYVALVHPRSGLAARHGLSIVNSPGTVDAGYRGEIKVLLVNHDPAEPIELRRGDRIAQLVVQRFERARFVEVSELPASVRGEGGYGSTGGFGTS; from the coding sequence GTGGCCCACCCAGATCTCGATGTCCAGGTCCAGCGACTGGACCCCGACCTCCCGCTGCCGTCGTACGCCCACCCCGGCGACGCGGGCGCCGACCTGCTGACGACCGTCGACGTGACGCTCGCACCGGGGGAGCGTGCCCTCGTCCCGACCGGGGTGGCGCTCGCGCTCCCCGAGGGGTACGTCGCGCTCGTGCACCCCCGCTCCGGGCTCGCGGCCCGGCACGGCCTGTCCATCGTCAACTCCCCGGGCACCGTCGACGCCGGCTACCGCGGCGAGATCAAAGTGCTGCTGGTCAACCACGACCCGGCCGAGCCGATCGAGCTGCGCCGTGGCGACCGGATCGCCCAGCTGGTGGTCCAGCGCTTCGAGCGGGCCCGGTTCGTCGAGGTCTCCGAACTCCCCGCGTCCGTGCGTGGGGAAGGGGGCTACGGTTCTACCGGGGGGTTCGGCACATCCTGA